The following proteins are encoded in a genomic region of Brachypodium distachyon strain Bd21 chromosome 1, Brachypodium_distachyon_v3.0, whole genome shotgun sequence:
- the LOC100823722 gene encoding zinc finger protein 2 — translation MELKSEQDVEQEVNLELTLAPAAAPEPRGFFFCVYCDRKFRCSQALGGHQNGHKLERSLAKRRREIAAAAARAHGMARIKSSRSSSEHGYGAIERADELDLSLKL, via the coding sequence ATGGAGCTCAAGAGTGAGCAGGATGTTGAGCAAGAGGTAAACCTGGAGCTCACCCtggccccggcggcggcgccggagccccgcggcttcttcttctgcgtCTACTGCGACCGCAAGTTCCGCTGCTCGCAGGCGCTGGGCGGCCACCAGAACGGCCACAAGCTCGAGCGCAGCCTCGCCAAGCGCCGGCGGGAGattgccgctgccgccgcgcgcgcgcacggcaTGGCGCGCATCAAGAGCAGCAGGAGCTCATCGGAGCATGGTTACGGAGCCATCGAGCGCGCCGACGAGCTGGACCTGTCTCTCAAGCTATGA
- the LOC100824647 gene encoding transcription initiation protein SPT3 homolog, whose product MPRSPGSAEINRGSGPEALNGAATRRLERRRRAEAAKLNPSPAARLPVPPLDTGMQNPSGQHPTPAPAGAGKSKSSAQAAAAASSHDRQPSPATPVTAKSKSSAQVAAAASGHGHHSSPVTPAATKSKSSAHAAASGQPSSSHHHHSGGAPDAAASSLKRKRGMFQKDLQHMMYGFGDDPNPLPETVTLVEDIVVEYVTDLVHKAQNVASKRGKLLTEDFLYLIRKDMRKLHRATELLSMNEELKQARKAFDVNEETLVVTNE is encoded by the exons ATGCCTCGCTCCCCGGGCTCCGCAG AAATCAACCGTGGCAGTGGACCGGAAGCCCTAAACGGAGCCGCAACCCGACGGCTcgagcgccgccggcgagcggaGGCAGCCAAACTTAACCCCAGCCCTGCTGCTCGTCTCCCTGTTCCGCCTCTGGACACCGGGATGCAGAACCCTAGCGGCCAACACCCCACCCCGGCCCCGGCAGGGGCGGGCAAGTCCAAATCCTCGGCGCaggccgcggcagcggcgtcgagCCACGATCGTCAGCCTTCTCCGGCCACGCCGGTGACTGCCAAGTCTAAGTCCTCGGCGCAGGTCGCGGCAGCGGCCTCGGGCCATGGCCATCACTCCTCCCCGGTCACGCCGGCCGCGACCAAGTCCAAGTCCTCGGCACATGCCGCGGCGTCAGGCCAACCATCCTcctcccaccaccaccactctGGTGGTGCCCCCGATGCAGCCGCCTCGAGCCTTAAGCGCAAGCGTGGAATGTTCCAGAAAGACT TGCAGCACATGATGTATGGGTTTGGAGACGATCCAAAT CCACTTCCAGAAACAGTTACACTTGTGGAGGACATTGTCGTGGAATATGTCACTGATCTT GTCCACAAGGCCCAGAATGTCGCATCAAAGCGGGGAAAGCTGTTGACAGAGGATTTTCTTTACCTCATTCGTAAG GATATGCGAAAATTGCATCGTGCTACTGAGCTACTCTCCATGAATGAAGAGCTGAAGCAAGCAAGGAAAGCTTTTGATGTGAATGAAGAAACACTAGTTGTAACTAACGAGTGA